Proteins encoded together in one Planctopirus ephydatiae window:
- a CDS encoding alcohol dehydrogenase catalytic domain-containing protein has product MTKIVLSRGNIVIDSSVDEALLSPSSTTDETIIELRLAGICETDLQLISGYMGFEGVLGHEFVGTALNGPFAGKRVVGEINCPCGQCVYCQRGQNSHCPHRTVLGIYRRHGAFASRFSLPARNLHVVPESLSDDLAVLTEPLAAALRIPEQLDLAGKSVLVVGDGRLGSLCAAALFPLAGELAVVGKHPEKLQFANELGLTTYLKDKLPAQRKWEVVIETTGRKEGLEFALPLVEPEGVVVLKTTVAAPHQLSLTPVVIDEIQVIGSRCGPFAKALDWLIQQGSILQPLIEKTYYLHEGREALAHAQKPGTRKILLKPS; this is encoded by the coding sequence ATGACCAAGATCGTTCTTTCTCGCGGCAACATCGTCATTGATTCTTCGGTTGACGAGGCTCTCCTCTCCCCATCCAGTACCACTGACGAAACCATCATCGAATTGAGGCTCGCCGGTATTTGCGAAACCGACCTGCAGCTCATCTCCGGCTACATGGGTTTTGAAGGGGTTTTAGGCCACGAATTTGTCGGTACCGCCCTCAATGGCCCATTCGCCGGGAAGCGCGTCGTTGGTGAGATCAACTGTCCCTGCGGTCAATGCGTCTATTGCCAGCGAGGCCAGAATTCGCACTGCCCGCATCGAACTGTCCTGGGTATTTACCGCCGTCACGGTGCGTTCGCATCGAGGTTCTCACTCCCAGCCAGAAATCTGCATGTGGTTCCGGAGAGCCTGTCGGATGATCTGGCCGTTCTCACTGAGCCACTGGCGGCCGCACTTCGAATCCCTGAGCAACTGGATCTGGCCGGGAAAAGTGTGCTGGTCGTGGGTGATGGCCGCTTGGGAAGCTTATGTGCCGCCGCCTTGTTCCCTTTGGCTGGGGAGCTTGCTGTCGTCGGCAAACATCCCGAAAAACTGCAATTCGCCAATGAACTCGGGCTGACGACCTATCTCAAAGACAAACTTCCCGCACAGCGAAAGTGGGAGGTCGTCATCGAGACGACAGGTCGCAAGGAAGGTCTTGAGTTTGCCTTGCCCCTGGTGGAACCCGAAGGGGTTGTCGTTCTCAAAACGACAGTCGCCGCGCCGCATCAGCTCTCGCTCACACCTGTCGTGATCGACGAAATCCAGGTCATTGGCTCACGCTGCGGCCCCTTCGCCAAAGCTCTGGACTGGCTCATTCAGCAAGGTTCAATCCTGCAACCACTCATTGAAAAAACGTACTACCTTCACGAAGGCCGAGAAGCTCTGGCTCACGCTCAAAAGCCCGGCACCCGCAAAATTCTGCTGAAACCATCATAA